In Buchnera aphidicola (Ceratoglyphina bambusae), a single window of DNA contains:
- the aspS gene encoding aspartate--tRNA ligase, whose protein sequence is MKRKYCGDITEKLIGKKVYLYGWIKEIKNFGHFIFMNIEDIRGNVQIIIKKKSKVEFSKINKIKNGFCVKVLGIVKKRNKKNINSKIKNGNIEIYVNKIKIFSKSKNIPIDLLKKNSEKNRLKYRYLDLRTKEMHNNLILRSKVIFFIHKFMQKKKFVYVETPILTKSTPEGARDYVVPSRKHHGEFYALPQSPQLFKQLLMISKLDKYYQIAKCFRDEDSRSNRQPEFTQIDIEASFINENEIMYIIEKLIYKIWKKFRKIELKKFPTITYKKSIKKYGTETPDIRNPLKIINFSDFFKKNNIIHNNEKILGIHISSKNRPILNNIKCYKKIATRNGIKKIYFIKLSKKNINNCEFNKINIFSKKIFKKIIKKFNFSKNDTLIISNSNNKNIYKTLGIILKKIAIDLNLINKNSYSPIWITDFPTFKKDKNGNISSTHHPFTSPKNINKKNMKKSTIKSSKSKSYDLVINGKEIGGGSIRIHNIKLQKLIFKILNLSKKTQKEKFGFFINALKYGPPPHAGIALGLDRIIMLLINDTNIKNVIAFPKTTNATCLMTNSPSKLENYILKNLNIKIKNI, encoded by the coding sequence ATGAAAAGAAAATATTGCGGTGACATTACAGAAAAACTAATAGGAAAAAAAGTTTATTTATATGGATGGATAAAAGAAATAAAAAATTTTGGACATTTTATTTTTATGAACATTGAAGATATAAGAGGAAATGTGCAAATTATAATAAAAAAAAAAAGTAAAGTTGAATTTTCTAAAATAAACAAAATAAAAAATGGTTTTTGTGTAAAAGTTTTAGGAATAGTAAAAAAAAGAAACAAAAAAAATATAAATAGTAAAATAAAAAATGGAAACATAGAAATATATGTTAATAAAATAAAAATATTTAGTAAATCTAAAAATATTCCTATAGATTTATTAAAAAAAAATAGTGAAAAAAATAGATTAAAATATAGATATTTAGATTTAAGAACTAAAGAAATGCATAATAATTTAATTCTAAGAAGTAAAGTTATTTTTTTTATACATAAATTTATGCAAAAAAAAAAATTTGTATATGTAGAAACTCCTATATTAACAAAATCAACTCCAGAAGGAGCTAGAGATTATGTTGTTCCTAGTAGAAAACATCATGGGGAATTTTATGCATTACCTCAATCACCTCAATTATTTAAACAATTACTAATGATATCAAAACTAGATAAATATTACCAAATCGCAAAATGTTTTAGAGATGAAGATTCCAGGTCTAACCGACAACCTGAGTTCACTCAAATAGATATAGAAGCATCGTTTATAAATGAAAATGAAATTATGTATATTATAGAAAAATTAATATACAAAATTTGGAAAAAATTCAGAAAAATAGAATTAAAAAAATTTCCTACAATAACTTACAAAAAATCAATTAAAAAATATGGAACAGAAACTCCAGATATTAGAAATCCATTAAAAATAATTAATTTTTCTGATTTTTTTAAAAAAAACAATATTATTCATAATAATGAAAAAATTTTAGGAATACATATTTCCAGTAAAAACAGACCTATATTAAATAACATAAAATGTTATAAAAAAATTGCAACAAGAAATGGAATAAAAAAAATTTATTTTATAAAATTATCTAAAAAAAATATAAACAATTGTGAATTCAATAAAATAAATATTTTTAGCAAAAAAATATTTAAAAAAATTATTAAAAAATTTAATTTTTCAAAAAACGACACTTTAATAATTTCTAATAGTAATAATAAAAATATATATAAAACATTAGGAATAATATTAAAAAAAATTGCTATTGATTTAAATTTAATAAATAAAAATTCTTATTCACCAATATGGATTACAGATTTTCCTACATTTAAAAAGGATAAAAATGGAAATATTTCTTCTACACATCATCCATTTACTTCTCCAAAAAATATAAATAAAAAAAATATGAAAAAAAGCACAATAAAATCATCTAAATCTAAATCATACGATTTAGTAATAAATGGAAAAGAAATAGGAGGAGGATCTATAAGAATACATAATATTAAATTACAAAAATTAATATTCAAAATATTAAATTTATCTAAAAAAACACAAAAAGAAAAATTTGGATTTTTTATAAATGCATTAAAATATGGCCCTCCTCCACATGCAGGTATAGCATTAGGATTAGATAGAATAATTATGCTATTAATAAACGATACAAATATTAAAAATGTAATTGCTTTTCCTAAAACTACTAATGCTACATGTTTGATGACAAATAGTCCTAGTAAATTAGAAAATTATATTTTAAAAAATTTAAATATAAAAATAAAAAATATTTAA